Proteins encoded in a region of the Bacillus sp. T3 genome:
- a CDS encoding energy-coupling factor transporter transmembrane component T produces the protein MSGNMLGVKKSNPQKKVFAQFHPLVIFSYYVGALALLMLLFHPTFLVGALVCIIMIHFVQDRCRNLQRWFFFLLISSLFIALLNPIFNHRGRTVLFEVFQQRITLEATMFGVTTALTLMGVMALFVSYNEMMTPNKIFYLFSKFLPQFAVLLMLTLRFIPLMRRRLEEIAAVQISKGIAVAQGAWKNRAKSGLLYVQVLLTYSLEEAIQTADSMKARGYGKGQRSAYDYFHVKKSDVVALLFFVIVFLFTAVERYFGHGLLTIYPMMESLELSKMDITTMVGFFVFLGFPIYVELGGIHRWRRFN, from the coding sequence TTGTCTGGGAATATGTTGGGGGTTAAAAAATCCAACCCACAAAAAAAAGTTTTTGCCCAATTTCATCCACTTGTAATATTTAGCTATTATGTTGGAGCACTAGCTTTACTGATGCTATTATTTCACCCAACCTTTTTAGTCGGAGCACTTGTGTGCATTATCATGATTCATTTTGTTCAAGATCGCTGCAGAAACTTGCAGCGATGGTTTTTTTTTCTATTGATAAGTAGTCTATTCATTGCGTTGTTAAATCCTATTTTCAACCATCGTGGCCGGACGGTGCTATTTGAAGTATTTCAACAACGAATTACACTAGAAGCAACGATGTTCGGTGTGACCACAGCATTGACCTTAATGGGAGTAATGGCGTTATTTGTATCGTACAATGAAATGATGACACCGAATAAAATCTTTTATTTGTTTTCAAAATTTCTGCCACAGTTTGCGGTGCTTTTGATGCTCACGCTGCGCTTCATCCCTTTAATGCGAAGAAGGTTAGAAGAGATTGCAGCTGTACAAATAAGCAAGGGAATAGCTGTCGCACAAGGCGCTTGGAAAAATAGAGCAAAGTCTGGCTTACTGTATGTTCAAGTTCTCTTGACTTATTCACTCGAGGAAGCTATTCAAACAGCGGATTCGATGAAAGCAAGAGGATACGGAAAGGGACAGCGGTCAGCCTATGATTATTTTCATGTAAAAAAATCAGATGTTGTTGCCTTGCTCTTTTTCGTTATCGTCTTTTTATTTACGGCTGTTGAACGGTATTTCGGGCATGGTCTTTTAACGATTTATCCGATGATGGAATCGCTAGAACTTTCCAAGATGGACATTACGACGATGGTCGGATTTTTCGTATTTTTAGGCTTTCCAATCTATGTAGAGCTAGGAGGGATTCATCGATGGCGCAGATTCAACTAA
- a CDS encoding DUF4430 domain-containing protein, translating into MHGGYKKIILFLLAFVLAFSLAGCGSTEDASSSNTDKKIEKNEQKESEKQEKKADTDKETAKSAEEKAATEASGEQTQTTSEASAVVDNQVANTQTTNQTVSNTQATTSTKTQSTQSTQPQQQATQPAAPAQTQPSNPAPQHAVTISVIGPADHRNILGATKINIKDGDTVYDVLLKTGLQVDARNDYGSKYVEGIENIYEGDYPGQSGWTYKLNGVLLPVSAGKATVKDGDKIVWEYVGG; encoded by the coding sequence ATGCACGGGGGATATAAAAAAATCATCCTGTTCTTGCTTGCATTCGTACTCGCCTTCAGTTTGGCGGGCTGTGGTTCCACGGAAGATGCATCAAGTAGCAATACTGATAAAAAGATAGAGAAAAATGAGCAAAAAGAGTCAGAAAAGCAAGAGAAAAAAGCTGACACTGATAAAGAAACGGCCAAATCAGCCGAAGAAAAAGCAGCGACGGAAGCAAGTGGTGAGCAAACTCAAACTACTAGTGAAGCTTCTGCTGTAGTTGACAATCAGGTAGCAAATACACAAACAACCAATCAAACTGTGAGCAATACTCAAGCAACAACATCAACAAAAACACAATCGACACAAAGCACACAGCCACAGCAACAGGCAACTCAGCCTGCTGCTCCGGCGCAAACACAGCCTAGCAATCCAGCGCCACAGCACGCTGTAACTATCTCGGTAATTGGTCCTGCAGATCACCGAAATATTTTAGGGGCAACGAAAATCAACATTAAAGATGGGGATACTGTTTATGACGTACTCCTTAAAACAGGTTTACAGGTAGATGCCAGAAATGATTATGGCTCAAAATATGTCGAGGGAATTGAAAATATATACGAGGGTGATTATCCAGGTCAAAGCGGTTGGACCTATAAGCTGAATGGTGTACTTCTTCCAGTGAGTGCCGGTAAAGCAACTGTGAAAGACGGTGACAAAATTGTCTGGGAATATGTTGGGGGTTAA
- a CDS encoding DUF4430 domain-containing protein produces the protein MKINRTSKLLLVLFMLFSLVAGAFQAPVAAAAEENGAYVTVIGENNEVLVNEKRVELSEQSSALDILTKAVDGDVVTSDQDLGKSLDAIKGLAKKDTFYWAFYVNQFFSSTSSENYTAQNGDHLTFRYEDWEKASNSATIKVIGKNDETLAKTAYPVSYLGEATALQFLQNTIGKENVGFDDNRFLKINGIQAEGTYYWAFYVNDEYAQTGADTHILQPNNKITFKYESWEQPSEEEPGEEPSEEPVDEEQTPAKPIPAEVLQNAVNTTLNLFKPEFVGSKEAVVLNKLGKAIPADYLANVTQTVIDKKGYFRNITDVEGHVLGIVAAGGDPTNVAGYNLISSIYNGDVSKPGFNGVAYALIALDSKKFEIPASATWTREKLVNYLIENQDEDGSWKGADADVDITAMVLQSLAPYQDQPAVSEAIAKGVENLSTVYRSGDIDNSNTTAQVIIALSALGIDPNGVDFTKDGVSVLAYLLTFQTTDGFAWKHGLETDMLATSQSLQALVAYQLYVEGKGSLFDLSVTPTSSNPVTPSSPETVQPTTAAPSNDNNTETAIASSQNGKALPNTATNSYNTLALGLLIILVGVGALVLAKRRQA, from the coding sequence ATGAAGATTAATAGGACATCAAAGCTGCTTCTAGTATTATTTATGTTATTTTCATTGGTAGCAGGCGCGTTCCAAGCACCTGTTGCTGCAGCAGCAGAAGAAAATGGAGCATATGTTACCGTTATTGGAGAAAATAACGAAGTGCTAGTGAACGAGAAAAGAGTAGAGCTTAGTGAACAATCATCTGCATTAGATATTTTGACTAAAGCTGTTGATGGTGATGTAGTTACTTCTGATCAAGATTTGGGAAAATCACTTGATGCAATCAAAGGGTTAGCAAAAAAAGATACATTTTATTGGGCATTTTATGTGAATCAATTTTTTTCAAGTACTAGTTCAGAAAACTATACTGCACAAAATGGGGATCATTTGACATTCCGATATGAGGATTGGGAAAAGGCTTCAAACAGTGCCACAATTAAAGTTATTGGCAAAAACGATGAAACACTAGCTAAAACCGCCTATCCCGTCTCATATTTAGGAGAAGCGACAGCATTACAATTTTTACAAAATACAATTGGCAAAGAAAATGTTGGCTTTGATGACAATAGATTTTTAAAGATTAATGGTATTCAGGCGGAAGGAACCTATTACTGGGCTTTTTATGTAAATGACGAATACGCTCAAACAGGAGCAGATACTCATATTTTACAGCCTAATAACAAAATAACCTTTAAATACGAATCATGGGAGCAGCCATCTGAAGAAGAGCCAGGCGAGGAACCAAGCGAAGAACCGGTTGATGAAGAACAAACTCCTGCTAAACCAATTCCAGCCGAAGTCCTTCAAAACGCGGTTAACACAACGCTGAATCTGTTTAAGCCAGAATTTGTTGGCTCTAAAGAAGCCGTTGTATTAAATAAATTGGGAAAGGCCATTCCAGCCGATTATTTAGCCAATGTTACGCAGACAGTCATTGATAAGAAAGGCTATTTTAGAAATATTACCGATGTTGAGGGTCATGTTTTAGGAATCGTTGCTGCGGGTGGAGACCCAACAAATGTAGCGGGCTATAATTTAATTTCTTCTATTTATAATGGTGATGTGTCAAAGCCAGGCTTTAATGGAGTTGCCTATGCTTTAATCGCTCTTGATAGTAAGAAATTTGAAATTCCAGCATCTGCAACATGGACAAGAGAGAAATTAGTTAACTACTTAATTGAAAATCAAGATGAGGATGGCAGCTGGAAGGGTGCGGATGCGGATGTTGATATTACAGCGATGGTATTACAGTCACTAGCGCCTTATCAGGATCAGCCAGCAGTCAGTGAAGCAATCGCTAAAGGTGTGGAAAATTTATCGACTGTTTATCGTTCAGGAGATATCGACAACAGTAACACGACTGCACAAGTAATAATTGCATTATCTGCCTTAGGGATCGATCCAAATGGAGTAGATTTTACAAAGGATGGAGTTAGTGTTCTTGCTTATTTATTAACGTTCCAAACAACTGACGGCTTTGCTTGGAAGCACGGATTAGAAACGGATATGCTTGCTACAAGCCAAAGTCTTCAGGCATTAGTAGCTTATCAGCTTTACGTTGAGGGAAAAGGCTCATTATTTGATTTATCTGTGACACCAACATCAAGTAATCCTGTAACACCAAGTTCACCTGAGACAGTGCAACCAACAACAGCTGCACCTAGCAATGATAATAATACAGAAACAGCCATTGCTAGTTCTCAAAATGGGAAGGCACTTCCGAATACAGCGACGAATTCTTACAACACCCTAGCATTAGGATTACTGATTATCCTAGTCGGTGTGGGAGCGTTAGTCTTAGCAAAAAGAAGACAGGCGTAA
- a CDS encoding transglutaminase family protein, with translation MKLEIVHQTSYTYEEPVGYSVNEIRLTPRTDFRQSCVNHSIITVPGAELFSYQDYFGNVAHAFTVDKPHRKLIITSHSIVDTHETDRNDYHLLPVKKEKQILKSDHFQNTFAEYLSGTPYTMITDDIKSYAKTLPDLDSSGSVYQLLREITETIYSSFIYDPNATHVNTTVDETLKLKRGVCQDFAHLMSAICRVRDIPARYISGYHFIGDLQGGHADYDQASHAWIEAYVPGIGWVGFDPTNNGLIDWRYVKVCHGRDYRDIVPVKGIYIGAAKQTMAVDVDVKVVQEEQAKE, from the coding sequence ATGAAATTGGAAATCGTCCATCAAACAAGCTATACCTACGAGGAGCCTGTAGGGTACAGTGTCAATGAAATTAGGCTGACTCCAAGAACGGATTTCAGGCAATCATGTGTCAACCATTCAATCATCACAGTTCCGGGGGCTGAGCTTTTTTCCTATCAAGATTACTTTGGGAACGTGGCGCATGCGTTTACTGTAGATAAGCCACATCGCAAGCTCATCATAACTTCCCATTCGATCGTGGATACACATGAAACAGATCGAAATGATTATCACTTGTTACCTGTGAAAAAGGAGAAGCAAATCTTAAAGAGTGACCACTTTCAAAACACCTTTGCTGAATATTTATCTGGAACTCCCTATACCATGATTACGGATGATATTAAAAGTTACGCAAAGACACTCCCTGACCTTGATTCGTCAGGGAGTGTCTATCAATTATTAAGAGAAATAACAGAAACAATTTATTCCTCTTTTATTTATGATCCAAATGCCACACATGTTAATACAACAGTGGATGAGACATTAAAGTTAAAAAGAGGAGTTTGTCAGGATTTTGCCCATTTAATGAGTGCTATATGTCGAGTAAGGGATATCCCAGCTCGTTATATTAGTGGTTATCATTTTATTGGTGACCTTCAAGGTGGCCACGCCGACTATGATCAAGCATCACATGCTTGGATTGAAGCATACGTACCAGGTATTGGTTGGGTTGGCTTTGATCCAACCAATAATGGTTTAATTGATTGGCGTTATGTAAAAGTGTGTCACGGCCGTGATTACCGCGATATTGTTCCGGTTAAAGGGATTTATATAGGGGCCGCTAAACAAACGATGGCAGTAGATGTTGATGTAAAAGTTGTCCAAGAAGAACAAGCAAAAGAATAA
- a CDS encoding alpha-E domain-containing protein → MLSRTAESFYWIGRYTERIDYTARLVDVNLYAHHSLQDNENHSADLQNRLNPVLKDVSNDKKREFTSEPIRIVNYFTFDRTNVNSINNCLQLARNNVREVRQYATSRMWDSINAFYMWFQEQKVELDRVKQPFLLFDRVRSEVSLFQSIANRSMLHEVEWGYMQAGVLLERSENSIRMIQLFLSSIIEKKGKLPVYDANLLNTLLESIDGFEAFRRTHGQNLTLERVLEFLLLNSVFPGSVYFSLYELEEHLKNMKIEFQLDGLSKVIRTINRLRALIFQSLDLSGKSMEQHKDFLESVQAGCDQIGQDIVKSLVFDREGDLSENLPRKLAELV, encoded by the coding sequence ATGTTAAGCAGAACCGCAGAATCATTTTATTGGATTGGTCGTTATACAGAGAGAATAGATTATACTGCACGTCTGGTTGATGTAAATCTTTACGCTCACCATAGCCTTCAAGATAACGAGAATCATAGCGCTGACCTGCAAAATAGATTGAATCCAGTTCTTAAAGATGTCTCTAATGATAAAAAACGAGAATTCACTTCTGAACCGATAAGAATCGTAAACTATTTCACTTTTGATCGTACAAATGTCAATTCCATTAACAACTGCCTCCAATTGGCTAGGAATAATGTACGTGAAGTAAGACAATACGCAACAAGTCGGATGTGGGATAGTATTAATGCCTTTTATATGTGGTTCCAGGAGCAAAAGGTGGAATTAGACCGAGTAAAGCAGCCGTTTTTATTATTTGACCGAGTTCGTAGCGAGGTTTCTTTATTCCAGTCCATTGCTAACCGCTCGATGCTTCATGAGGTGGAGTGGGGATACATGCAAGCTGGTGTCCTATTGGAGCGTTCGGAAAATTCGATTCGAATGATTCAGCTATTCCTTTCTTCTATTATAGAAAAGAAGGGGAAGCTTCCTGTTTATGATGCAAATCTTCTTAATACTTTATTAGAAAGTATCGATGGTTTTGAAGCATTTCGCAGAACCCATGGACAAAATTTAACGCTGGAACGGGTCTTAGAATTTCTTCTGCTAAATTCTGTTTTTCCTGGCTCTGTCTATTTCTCGTTGTATGAATTAGAGGAGCACTTGAAAAATATGAAAATTGAATTTCAATTGGATGGACTTTCTAAAGTTATCCGGACGATTAATCGCTTAAGAGCTTTAATTTTTCAAAGCCTTGATTTATCTGGTAAATCGATGGAGCAGCATAAGGACTTTCTTGAAAGCGTTCAAGCAGGCTGCGATCAAATTGGACAAGATATTGTGAAAAGTCTCGTATTTGATCGTGAAGGAGACTTATCAGAAAACTTACCCAGGAAGCTGGCTGAATTGGTATGA
- a CDS encoding circularly permuted type 2 ATP-grasp protein, with protein sequence MFSKYDYASGFDEMFNEKGGIRNHYEQVHNLLNKMNETDLKNLQSSMQTFMMKQGVTFTLYSGDEGDSLERTIPVDIIPRIIPANEWSMIEKGIKQRVTAINQFIRDIYHEQVILREGIIPRKMVVSNPYFLTEMMGVEVPGDVYIPLSGIDLIRDESGQYFVLEDNLRTPSGLSYIYKNRTWMLRLFRDLIFQHKVRPINNSLDSFLSILRSLSPTNKKDPVVVLLTPGCYNSAYFEHSFLAQQMGIPLVEGRDLKVINQKVYMKTIKGLQQVDVVYRRVDDDFLDPLCFRSDSMLGVPGIMNAYRAGNVAIANAPGTGIADDKAIYTYIPEMIRFYLNEEPILKNIPTYVLSREKDLEYALSHLPEMVVKETSLSGGYGMLIGPRATRQEIEEFRAKIIQTPDKYIAQPTINLSSVPSLVANGIEGRHVDLRPFAFMGDKDVEVLPGGLTRVALKERSLVVNSSQGGGSKDTWVLY encoded by the coding sequence ATGTTTTCAAAGTACGATTATGCTTCAGGTTTTGATGAAATGTTTAATGAAAAAGGAGGAATCCGCAATCATTATGAACAGGTTCACAACTTGCTAAATAAAATGAACGAAACTGATTTAAAAAACCTTCAATCATCCATGCAAACGTTCATGATGAAACAAGGGGTTACCTTTACATTATATAGTGGCGATGAAGGTGATTCATTGGAACGGACGATCCCTGTCGATATCATTCCAAGAATCATTCCGGCTAATGAATGGTCGATGATAGAAAAGGGAATTAAACAAAGAGTAACAGCAATAAATCAATTTATCCGTGATATTTATCATGAACAGGTGATCCTCCGTGAAGGCATTATTCCTCGAAAAATGGTTGTATCAAATCCTTATTTTCTTACAGAAATGATGGGTGTTGAAGTACCAGGAGATGTGTATATCCCTCTTTCCGGCATCGATTTGATTCGAGATGAATCGGGGCAATATTTTGTGCTAGAAGACAACCTAAGGACGCCTTCAGGTTTGTCCTATATATATAAAAATCGGACATGGATGCTTCGCCTATTTAGAGATTTAATTTTTCAGCATAAGGTTCGTCCAATAAATAATAGTTTGGATTCTTTTCTTTCTATACTTCGAAGTCTTTCTCCTACAAATAAAAAAGATCCAGTCGTCGTGTTATTAACTCCAGGTTGTTATAATTCCGCCTATTTTGAGCATTCATTTTTAGCCCAGCAAATGGGAATTCCGCTAGTTGAGGGTAGGGACCTAAAGGTTATTAATCAAAAGGTATATATGAAAACAATAAAGGGACTACAGCAGGTTGATGTTGTATATCGCCGTGTTGATGATGATTTTCTTGATCCATTATGCTTCCGTTCTGATTCGATGTTAGGTGTGCCTGGAATAATGAATGCGTATCGAGCAGGCAATGTGGCGATTGCGAATGCACCAGGAACGGGGATTGCTGATGATAAAGCGATCTACACATATATTCCTGAGATGATACGGTTCTACTTGAATGAAGAACCTATTTTGAAAAATATACCAACATATGTTTTATCAAGAGAAAAAGATTTAGAGTATGCACTTAGTCATTTACCAGAAATGGTTGTAAAGGAAACCTCATTATCAGGTGGATATGGAATGCTGATTGGTCCTCGGGCAACACGACAGGAAATCGAGGAATTTAGAGCTAAGATTATCCAAACACCAGATAAATATATTGCTCAGCCTACAATTAATTTGTCTAGTGTGCCGTCCCTTGTTGCTAATGGAATTGAAGGTAGACATGTTGACCTAAGACCTTTTGCCTTTATGGGGGATAAAGATGTTGAAGTATTACCTGGGGGATTAACGAGAGTTGCCCTCAAGGAACGAAGTCTTGTAGTGAATTCCTCACAGGGTGGAGGAAGTAAAGATACTTGGGTTTTATACTAA
- a CDS encoding long-chain fatty acid--CoA ligase, whose product MGWEIDWIGNRARLTPDRVAIIDADQNRSFTYEKINERAQAVASWLISNGVQKGDRIALLSPNHIAYFDLLFACTKVGAIFVPLNWRLSSEEINTILQDCEPTLIGYHTKFCNTIGSLEVEKKKLFTVNTSDFEEMIEQKGKWTEAVQVCEEDASMIIYTGGTTGKPKGVVLAHRSIMCNAINTVLSWNLMDSDCTLTSMPLFHTWGLNILSIPLLHIGGKVVITEVFNPVKSIEYINQYRCTIIIFVPTMYHMLFQTEEFQKSTFPSMRLFLSGGAPCPLEVYDMFAHKGIAFKEGYGLTEAGPNNFYIDPQVANVKRGSVGKPMLLNTIKLLTEDGRQAGAHEVGEIVIKGKHVFSSYWNNKEATEEVLKEGWLYTGDLGKKDESGFFYIVGRKKDMIITGGENVFPLEVEHWLESHPAISEAAVIGLPDDKWGEVVIAFVVVNGQPVQQAELKSFCETKLGRYKIPRHFMFVEELPKTHVGKIDKKRLKELGLQTLEAN is encoded by the coding sequence ATGGGGTGGGAGATTGATTGGATTGGAAACAGAGCAAGATTAACACCGGATCGTGTCGCAATCATTGATGCTGACCAAAATAGATCCTTCACATATGAGAAAATAAATGAACGTGCACAAGCGGTTGCCTCATGGTTAATCAGCAATGGCGTCCAAAAAGGCGACCGAATTGCACTGCTTTCCCCTAATCACATTGCTTACTTTGACTTATTGTTTGCTTGTACAAAAGTGGGGGCTATCTTTGTACCGCTAAATTGGCGACTTTCTAGCGAGGAAATAAATACTATACTGCAAGATTGTGAACCTACATTGATTGGATACCATACGAAATTTTGTAATACAATTGGAAGTCTAGAGGTTGAAAAAAAGAAGCTGTTTACGGTCAACACTTCGGATTTTGAAGAGATGATAGAACAAAAAGGGAAATGGACTGAAGCGGTTCAGGTTTGTGAGGAAGATGCCAGTATGATTATTTATACGGGCGGAACTACAGGGAAACCAAAAGGGGTTGTACTTGCCCATCGTTCAATTATGTGCAATGCAATAAATACGGTATTAAGCTGGAATTTAATGGATAGTGATTGTACATTAACAAGTATGCCACTGTTCCATACCTGGGGCCTAAATATTTTGTCCATTCCGTTATTGCATATAGGTGGAAAGGTTGTCATCACAGAAGTGTTCAATCCTGTAAAATCAATTGAATATATAAACCAGTATCGATGCACAATCATAATATTTGTTCCAACGATGTACCATATGCTATTTCAAACAGAGGAATTTCAAAAAAGTACATTTCCTTCCATGCGATTATTTCTTTCAGGGGGAGCGCCTTGTCCGCTGGAAGTTTATGATATGTTTGCTCACAAAGGAATTGCTTTTAAAGAAGGATATGGATTAACAGAGGCCGGTCCGAATAATTTTTATATTGATCCGCAGGTTGCAAATGTTAAACGAGGCTCTGTCGGCAAGCCAATGCTGCTAAATACGATAAAGCTTTTGACTGAGGATGGACGTCAGGCAGGTGCACATGAAGTTGGAGAAATTGTCATTAAAGGAAAACACGTTTTTTCGAGTTATTGGAACAATAAAGAAGCAACAGAGGAAGTGCTAAAGGAAGGCTGGCTATATACAGGAGATTTAGGAAAGAAAGATGAAAGCGGCTTCTTTTATATTGTTGGCCGGAAAAAGGATATGATCATAACTGGAGGAGAAAATGTCTTTCCGCTAGAGGTGGAGCACTGGCTGGAATCACATCCAGCTATTTCAGAAGCAGCGGTAATTGGGCTACCTGATGATAAGTGGGGTGAAGTGGTCATTGCTTTTGTTGTGGTTAACGGGCAACCTGTTCAACAGGCCGAATTAAAGAGCTTTTGTGAAACGAAGCTTGGAAGATATAAGATTCCACGTCATTTTATGTTTGTGGAAGAACTGCCGAAAACCCATGTAGGCAAAATTGATAAAAAGCGATTAAAAGAATTGGGTCTGCAAACATTAGAGGCAAATTAA
- the alr gene encoding alanine racemase: MREQSYRDTWAEISLDAIKHNTSHFKNYINSNVKLMGVVKADGYGHGAVPIAKAILAAGADYLAVAILDEALELRDAGIQAPILVLGFTPNRSIKDAIKADVDLTVFSETMLNEIIFYAEQLRKSVCIHIKVDTGMSRIGVQTADEALRLAEIAKSSIYIRLKGLFTHFARADDEDPTYTYTQYQKFQNVISHLENHQIEIPLKHCCNSAGTMKFPEMHLDMVRVGISLYGLYPDQTLTSHSIPLQQAMTLKTTIVALKIVPAHRSISYGGTKIPTQATKIATLPIGYADGLSRLLSNRGTFLLNGHKVVVAGRVCMDQTMIEIPDTLQCKEGDVVTIFGVNENAFLSVEEMARLMGTINYEVVCQISKRVPRSYVRQDTMILYALT; encoded by the coding sequence ATGAGGGAACAAAGCTATCGTGATACTTGGGCAGAGATTTCACTTGATGCGATTAAACATAATACAAGTCATTTTAAAAACTATATCAATTCAAATGTTAAATTAATGGGGGTTGTTAAGGCAGACGGCTACGGTCATGGCGCTGTTCCAATCGCCAAGGCCATTCTAGCAGCAGGGGCAGATTACTTGGCTGTTGCAATATTAGATGAGGCATTAGAGTTGAGAGATGCAGGAATTCAAGCGCCAATTCTTGTATTAGGCTTTACACCAAACCGTTCGATTAAAGATGCGATTAAAGCGGATGTTGATTTAACTGTGTTTTCGGAAACGATGTTGAACGAGATTATTTTTTATGCTGAGCAGTTAAGAAAATCGGTATGTATTCATATAAAGGTAGATACAGGGATGTCGAGAATAGGGGTTCAAACAGCTGATGAAGCACTTCGGCTTGCCGAAATAGCAAAATCTAGCATCTACATTAGGTTAAAGGGGCTGTTTACTCATTTTGCTAGAGCAGATGATGAAGACCCGACCTATACATATACACAATATCAAAAGTTTCAAAATGTAATTTCTCATCTAGAAAATCACCAAATTGAGATTCCGTTAAAGCATTGCTGCAATAGTGCTGGAACAATGAAATTTCCTGAAATGCATCTAGATATGGTTCGGGTCGGCATCTCATTGTATGGACTATATCCTGACCAAACGTTAACTTCTCATTCCATCCCACTTCAACAGGCGATGACATTAAAAACGACAATCGTAGCATTAAAAATTGTACCAGCACATCGGTCCATTAGTTATGGAGGTACAAAAATCCCTACCCAAGCGACAAAGATTGCGACATTACCAATTGGTTATGCTGATGGGCTTTCAAGATTACTCTCTAATCGAGGTACCTTTCTTCTGAATGGACATAAAGTGGTGGTTGCTGGTAGAGTTTGCATGGACCAAACCATGATTGAAATACCCGATACGCTTCAATGCAAAGAGGGTGATGTCGTCACGATTTTTGGTGTTAATGAGAATGCGTTCTTATCTGTAGAAGAGATGGCACGCCTGATGGGAACAATCAATTATGAGGTAGTCTGTCAAATTAGTAAAAGAGTGCCTCGGAGCTATGTTAGGCAGGACACAATGATCTTGTATGCTTTAACATAA